From the Bdellovibrio reynosensis genome, one window contains:
- the nrfD gene encoding NrfD/PsrC family molybdoenzyme membrane anchor subunit, with product MIKRNPLVLGNKTLKDVTDDICAPVERFPSKGWVGLFLGAKTLLLFYIVILASVVGVGIGLLGMSNPVFWGTMIVTFVFWIGIGHAGTLISAVLFLFRQKWRTSVARTAEAMTVFAVMTAGLFPLLHTGRPWLDYWLFPYPNQRGPLWVNFRSPLLWDVFAVSTYATVSMVFWYIGLVPDFATIKDRAKNKLRRTVYGALSLGWRGTAKNWSHYEMLYLILAGLSTPLVLSVHTIVSFDFAVSHLPGWHTTIFPPYFVAGAIFSGFAMVVTLMTLVRIGFKEFQNYVTLDHMEVMNKIIMTTGMLVGYAYAAEFFIAWYSGNQYERFVFVNRAFGPYGWSYWMMVTCNVIIPQVFWWKKMRRSIPVMFVVSIFVNIGMWFERFVITVTSLHRDFLPSSWGMYHWSWFDTGVLVGSFGMFLTLFLLYLRLFPAVSIAEVKPVLHVGYDEKGGHH from the coding sequence ATGATTAAGCGCAACCCATTAGTCCTTGGTAACAAGACACTTAAAGACGTAACAGATGACATCTGTGCTCCGGTGGAAAGATTCCCTTCTAAAGGTTGGGTGGGTCTTTTCCTAGGTGCGAAGACGTTGTTACTTTTCTATATCGTTATCCTTGCATCAGTTGTGGGTGTGGGTATCGGTTTGCTTGGTATGAGCAACCCGGTTTTCTGGGGAACGATGATCGTGACGTTCGTATTCTGGATCGGTATCGGTCACGCCGGTACTCTGATTTCTGCGGTACTTTTCCTTTTCCGCCAAAAGTGGAGAACTTCAGTAGCCCGTACAGCGGAAGCGATGACGGTATTCGCGGTTATGACAGCGGGTCTTTTCCCGTTGCTACATACCGGTCGTCCTTGGCTTGATTACTGGTTATTCCCTTACCCAAATCAACGTGGACCACTTTGGGTGAATTTCCGTTCGCCACTTCTTTGGGACGTTTTCGCCGTATCTACATACGCGACTGTTTCAATGGTGTTCTGGTACATCGGTTTGGTTCCTGACTTTGCGACAATCAAAGACCGCGCAAAGAATAAATTGCGTCGTACTGTTTACGGTGCGCTTTCTTTAGGTTGGCGTGGAACTGCTAAAAACTGGTCACATTATGAAATGTTGTATTTGATCCTTGCGGGTCTTTCTACTCCGCTAGTTCTTTCAGTACATACGATCGTATCGTTCGACTTCGCGGTTTCCCACTTGCCAGGTTGGCATACAACGATCTTCCCTCCATACTTCGTTGCCGGTGCGATCTTCTCTGGTTTCGCGATGGTTGTGACTTTGATGACGTTGGTACGTATTGGTTTCAAAGAATTCCAAAACTACGTAACTCTAGATCATATGGAAGTGATGAATAAAATCATCATGACGACTGGTATGTTAGTTGGTTACGCGTACGCAGCAGAGTTCTTTATCGCTTGGTACTCTGGCAACCAATACGAGCGCTTCGTATTCGTAAACCGTGCCTTCGGTCCTTACGGTTGGTCTTACTGGATGATGGTAACTTGTAACGTAATCATTCCACAGGTTTTCTGGTGGAAGAAAATGCGTCGTTCAATCCCTGTGATGTTCGTTGTTTCTATCTTCGTAAACATCGGTATGTGGTTTGAGCGTTTCGTAATCACTGTGACTTCATTGCACAGAGATTTCCTGCCTTCTTCATGGGGTATGTACCACTGGTCTTGGTTCGATACCGGGGTTCTGGTCGGATCCTTCGGTATGTTCCTGACACTGTTCTTATTGTATCTACGTTTGTTCCCGGCGGTTTCTATCGCGGAAGTGAAGCCCGTATTGCACGTGGGTTATGACGAAAAAGGAGGGCACCACTAA
- a CDS encoding cytochrome c biogenesis protein, whose product MKHLFLILISLFAVSFSASAKDGDALKSLPVQDGGRIKPYDSFSREMLEIVYGKSKFEGRAATEIVLTWMLSPQAWHDKKIFEVRNHEVLTALNLPKEQRYFSGEELFAGDRFTLLRQELQSKRETKEKLNPYFQALQRLENQYFVFQEIASGRMLKVLPPKEGDTWLSIADLEPAFQEKFMNITKSFVINIGNVAKGESTEQSAKDLDKSVLDFQDAARAQNPALYNVDSRIKAEVHYNNFHPFRWAYIFYFLAFIGLLLVWTLRKESLMKGVWVLMALGFILHTYGFGLRMYIMERAPVSNMYETVVWVSWGTIVFAAILELIYKFRLILVAGTLVAAFGLVIADFAPAVLDPSLQPLEPVLRSNYWLTIHVMTITISYAAFFLAFGLGDIGLYYYLRGEQKHQEQIKGIVTGIYRAIQIGVAFLAPGIILGGIWADYSWGRFWGWDPKETWALIALLGYLAVLHARYAGMLKHFGMVVTSIVAFSLVIMAWYGVNFVLGAGLHSYGFGAGGVEYVSAFVAAHILLVIYVSVIRSGKRKLSS is encoded by the coding sequence ATGAAACATTTATTTCTAATTCTCATTTCACTTTTTGCGGTTTCATTTTCAGCCTCGGCAAAAGACGGTGATGCTTTAAAATCTTTGCCAGTTCAAGACGGCGGAAGAATTAAACCTTACGACAGCTTTTCTCGGGAAATGCTTGAAATCGTTTATGGCAAATCGAAGTTTGAAGGCCGTGCCGCCACTGAAATCGTATTAACATGGATGCTTTCGCCGCAAGCATGGCATGACAAGAAAATCTTTGAAGTGCGCAATCACGAAGTTCTGACAGCGCTAAATCTGCCAAAAGAACAGCGTTATTTTTCAGGGGAAGAGTTATTTGCAGGTGACCGTTTCACACTTCTTCGCCAAGAGCTTCAGTCTAAGCGCGAAACCAAGGAAAAGCTAAATCCCTACTTCCAAGCTTTGCAACGCCTTGAAAATCAGTATTTTGTATTCCAAGAAATCGCATCGGGTCGTATGCTGAAAGTCTTGCCACCAAAAGAAGGCGATACATGGCTTTCAATTGCGGATCTTGAACCTGCCTTCCAAGAAAAGTTCATGAACATCACGAAGAGCTTCGTGATCAATATTGGAAATGTCGCAAAAGGGGAGTCGACAGAGCAATCGGCAAAAGACTTAGATAAATCCGTTCTGGATTTTCAAGATGCAGCTCGTGCGCAGAATCCGGCACTCTATAATGTCGACTCTCGCATTAAAGCAGAGGTGCACTATAACAATTTTCATCCGTTCCGTTGGGCTTACATTTTTTATTTCTTAGCGTTCATCGGTTTGTTGTTAGTGTGGACTTTGCGCAAAGAAAGTTTGATGAAGGGCGTTTGGGTTTTGATGGCCCTTGGTTTTATATTGCACACCTACGGTTTTGGTTTGCGCATGTATATTATGGAGCGTGCCCCCGTTTCAAACATGTATGAAACTGTTGTGTGGGTTTCCTGGGGAACTATTGTTTTTGCTGCGATCTTAGAGCTTATCTATAAATTCCGTCTTATCCTAGTGGCCGGAACTTTGGTGGCGGCATTTGGTTTGGTCATCGCCGATTTTGCTCCGGCCGTTTTAGATCCAAGTTTGCAACCGCTGGAACCTGTTCTTAGAAGTAACTACTGGCTGACAATCCACGTGATGACTATCACTATCAGTTACGCGGCCTTTTTCTTAGCGTTCGGGCTAGGTGATATTGGTCTTTATTATTATTTACGTGGGGAACAAAAACACCAAGAACAGATCAAAGGAATCGTCACCGGAATTTACCGCGCGATTCAAATCGGCGTGGCCTTCTTAGCGCCGGGAATTATTCTTGGCGGTATCTGGGCTGACTATTCTTGGGGACGTTTCTGGGGCTGGGACCCGAAAGAAACTTGGGCGTTGATCGCATTATTAGGATACCTCGCGGTTCTTCACGCTCGCTACGCGGGTATGTTGAAACATTTCGGTATGGTAGTGACATCGATCGTGGCCTTTTCACTTGTGATTATGGCTTGGTATGGAGTGAACTTTGTTCTTGGCGCAGGGCTTCATTCCTACGGATTTGGTGCGGGTGGAGTGGAATATGTGTCTGCTTTTGTGGCAGCGCACATTCTATTAGTTATTTATGTGTCTGTGATTCGCAGCGGAAAAAGAAAGTTAAGCAGCTAA
- a CDS encoding molybdopterin oxidoreductase has protein sequence MGEHKHVNLHVSKFEAPAKLKTLCFALIAIGLLTFVVGLMKNQERLWTSYLVAFFFFSAMALSGLFWVAINNTAKAGWSVTVRRFAEATSSFIPGILIGGLILLAGFKYLFPWANPEVIAHNPVIAAKTAYLNTGFFVVRLFIFAIGCLIFRWVIVGNSLKQDQTGDAHLTEKNVGPAVGFIAFFALAFSFFSVDLLMSLLPTWYSTIFGIYTFAGMFQAGMAFLSIVIVLMKKHGYVKGYVTDEHQHDVVKYLKGFSIFWAYIAFSQFMLMWYANIPEETEYYIMRAQGGWLGISALLVIFRFVVPFLALLPRGAKRSDSTVLAISTIVLIFQYVDIYWMVYPNFFDGHVTFGFWEIGIFAGFAGIFLLTIMAFWAKHSLVPLKDPRIHEAINHHVAY, from the coding sequence ATGGGTGAACATAAACACGTAAATCTACATGTTTCTAAATTTGAAGCTCCAGCAAAGTTGAAAACTTTGTGCTTCGCTTTGATTGCGATTGGTCTTTTGACTTTCGTAGTTGGCTTGATGAAAAACCAAGAAAGACTTTGGACTTCGTATCTAGTGGCTTTCTTCTTTTTCTCTGCAATGGCACTAAGCGGACTTTTCTGGGTGGCTATCAACAACACAGCTAAAGCGGGTTGGTCAGTGACTGTACGCCGTTTTGCTGAAGCAACTTCTTCATTCATCCCTGGTATTCTTATCGGTGGTTTGATTTTGCTTGCTGGTTTTAAATATCTTTTCCCTTGGGCGAATCCAGAAGTTATTGCTCACAATCCGGTCATCGCTGCTAAAACAGCTTACTTGAATACGGGCTTCTTCGTGGTTCGTTTGTTCATTTTTGCAATTGGTTGCTTGATCTTCCGCTGGGTGATCGTTGGTAACTCTCTGAAACAAGATCAAACGGGTGATGCGCACTTAACAGAGAAAAACGTGGGTCCTGCAGTTGGTTTCATTGCTTTCTTCGCTTTGGCGTTCTCGTTCTTCAGCGTTGATTTGTTGATGTCACTTCTTCCAACTTGGTACTCTACAATCTTTGGTATCTATACTTTCGCGGGTATGTTCCAAGCAGGTATGGCATTCCTTTCTATCGTTATCGTTTTGATGAAAAAACACGGTTACGTAAAAGGTTATGTCACTGATGAACACCAACATGACGTTGTAAAATACCTTAAAGGTTTCTCAATCTTCTGGGCTTACATTGCGTTCTCTCAATTCATGTTGATGTGGTATGCGAATATCCCTGAGGAAACAGAATACTACATCATGCGCGCTCAAGGCGGCTGGTTAGGAATCTCTGCATTGCTAGTGATCTTCCGTTTCGTGGTTCCTTTCTTGGCATTGCTTCCTCGTGGAGCGAAAAGAAGTGATTCTACAGTTTTGGCGATCTCTACAATCGTGTTGATCTTCCAATACGTAGATATCTACTGGATGGTTTATCCAAACTTCTTCGATGGACACGTAACATTTGGCTTCTGGGAAATCGGCATCTTTGCTGGTTTTGCAGGGATCTTCTTGTTAACCATCATGGCTTTCTGGGCGAAGCATTCTTTGGTTCCTCTTAAGGATCCAAGAATTCATGAAGCGATCAATCACCACGTAGCTTACTAG
- a CDS encoding DUF3341 domain-containing protein, whose translation MAKIVKGIAGIWEDEHLILKAAAKTREMGFQKFEAISAYPVHGMEEACGIKRSWIPYVTFVMGVVGLTAGLLLTWWTSAVDWKVNVGGKPFFSLPAFIPIMFELTILFAALSSVVALFKACGIPRIDPPIIDPDLSSHKFAIFIPHNDVNYDESKIEAMFKELGATSVKKTEY comes from the coding sequence ATGGCTAAAATCGTAAAAGGTATTGCCGGAATTTGGGAAGATGAGCATTTGATTTTGAAAGCGGCAGCGAAAACTCGCGAAATGGGCTTTCAAAAGTTTGAAGCTATCTCTGCTTATCCTGTTCACGGAATGGAAGAAGCTTGCGGTATCAAAAGATCTTGGATCCCTTACGTAACTTTCGTAATGGGTGTCGTTGGTTTGACTGCGGGTTTGCTTTTAACTTGGTGGACTTCAGCAGTAGACTGGAAAGTGAATGTGGGTGGTAAGCCTTTCTTCTCTTTACCAGCGTTCATTCCAATCATGTTCGAATTAACTATTCTATTTGCAGCGCTTTCTTCAGTAGTAGCGTTGTTTAAAGCTTGTGGCATTCCACGCATTGATCCGCCGATCATCGATCCGGATCTAAGCTCTCACAAATTTGCGATCTTCATTCCTCACAATGATGTGAATTATGATGAATCAAAAATTGAAGCTATGTTTAAAGAGCTGGGCGCAACTTCAGTGAAGAAGACGGAGTACTAA
- a CDS encoding c-type cytochrome → MRSLVNLTVGMAAAGLAIMALTSCGPRGNKPNVEIIQDMMDTPAIKAQEYDESSPNGSGMRVPPEGTAPVGFEPYRYATDVEGASKMKNPIAGDMENSTLLVGQKYYETNCAVCHGSKGEGGVEAKSSVAAKMALKPPAVVSDKVKGWTDGHLYHVITMGQGVMGPYASHIPQQYRWQVVNYIRFLEKQSK, encoded by the coding sequence ATGAGAAGCCTTGTGAATTTAACGGTTGGTATGGCAGCAGCGGGCTTAGCGATTATGGCTTTAACAAGCTGTGGTCCTCGCGGCAACAAACCCAACGTAGAAATCATTCAAGATATGATGGACACTCCGGCAATCAAAGCTCAGGAGTATGACGAATCTTCACCAAACGGCAGCGGTATGCGTGTTCCTCCAGAAGGAACTGCTCCTGTAGGTTTTGAGCCGTACAGATATGCTACTGATGTTGAAGGTGCTTCTAAAATGAAGAACCCAATCGCTGGTGACATGGAAAACAGCACTTTGTTAGTAGGTCAAAAATACTACGAAACAAACTGCGCAGTTTGCCATGGTTCTAAAGGTGAAGGCGGCGTTGAAGCTAAATCTTCAGTCGCAGCAAAAATGGCTTTGAAACCACCTGCAGTTGTGAGTGACAAAGTAAAAGGTTGGACCGATGGCCACCTTTACCACGTGATCACAATGGGGCAGGGTGTGATGGGACCTTACGCTTCTCACATTCCGCAACAATATCGTTGGCAAGTTGTTAACTACATTCGCTTCCTAGAGAAGCAATCTAAGTAG
- a CDS encoding PilZ domain-containing protein, which translates to MPSYLQALEGVRWSYTTSAEQLKYFINSHHGELTVIIRADFLSLRAVKAFATWAHQSARLSFIFIAQTIENAAFQLGDGTSKMVFLLENEGSRITLLINRFFSGQVVKCRRQERQAVQSQVMLKKSVYANHSPTGAGVQFLREGQMNDFSQGGAQISVEEGGVREKDFISLMYQNRFGQWVSVESQVRWVVSTSAGEQIIGVQFLAVNA; encoded by the coding sequence TTGCCTTCATATTTGCAGGCTCTGGAAGGGGTGCGCTGGAGTTATACCACTTCTGCCGAGCAGCTAAAGTATTTCATCAACTCTCATCATGGGGAACTGACTGTGATTATTCGTGCTGATTTTCTAAGTTTGCGTGCGGTAAAAGCCTTTGCTACGTGGGCCCATCAGAGTGCTCGTTTAAGCTTTATCTTTATTGCGCAAACTATTGAAAATGCAGCATTTCAATTGGGTGATGGAACTTCAAAAATGGTCTTTTTATTGGAAAATGAAGGTTCAAGAATTACTTTACTTATCAATCGTTTCTTTTCTGGTCAGGTTGTTAAATGCCGTCGTCAGGAACGCCAAGCGGTTCAGTCCCAAGTCATGCTAAAGAAGTCTGTTTACGCCAATCATTCGCCGACAGGGGCCGGGGTTCAGTTCCTTCGCGAAGGTCAGATGAATGACTTTTCCCAAGGTGGCGCCCAAATCAGTGTCGAAGAAGGTGGAGTCCGGGAAAAGGACTTTATCAGCCTGATGTACCAGAACCGATTTGGCCAATGGGTCTCGGTTGAATCCCAAGTACGCTGGGTTGTGTCGACCAGTGCAGGGGAGCAAATTATAGGTGTGCAATTTCTTGCTGTGAATGCTTGA
- a CDS encoding cytochrome c3 family protein, which produces MHRVFSRTLASAIALVGALILSTTLLTGCKFQPGFGYNKGYAPEQPIPFDHSLHVGTHKIQCQYCHNQVERTKHSNIPALSTCMNCHLQVATDKPNIQKLRDAYDAGKSIEWTRVHMLPDFVHFNHNAHIAKGVNCQTCHGEVEKMAKVEQFSDLSMGWCVNCHRQPENKAPLNCSTCHY; this is translated from the coding sequence ATGCATCGGGTATTTAGCAGAACGTTGGCGAGCGCAATCGCGTTGGTAGGCGCGCTCATCTTATCAACAACTCTTCTCACAGGTTGTAAATTTCAACCGGGGTTTGGATACAATAAGGGGTATGCTCCAGAGCAACCAATTCCTTTTGATCACTCCCTTCACGTGGGAACTCACAAGATTCAATGTCAGTACTGCCACAACCAAGTGGAAAGAACGAAGCATTCGAATATCCCGGCACTTTCAACGTGCATGAACTGCCATCTTCAAGTGGCAACGGATAAACCAAATATTCAAAAATTACGTGATGCTTATGATGCAGGTAAGTCTATTGAATGGACTCGCGTGCACATGCTTCCGGATTTTGTGCATTTCAATCACAATGCGCACATCGCTAAAGGCGTAAACTGCCAAACTTGCCACGGCGAAGTCGAAAAAATGGCGAAGGTAGAACAGTTCTCTGATCTATCTATGGGTTGGTGTGTGAACTGTCACCGTCAGCCAGAAAATAAAGCGCCACTTAACTGTTCAACTTGTCACTACTAA
- a CDS encoding TAT-variant-translocated molybdopterin oxidoreductase: MSEIHTDHELEMKKALRPKVERDNTYWLSLEQWKNDPEFMAMAETEFKSSPLKEKDGEDGWARREFLKLMGASIAMASAGCIRRPVQKIVPYNKQPEEVTLGIANYYSSAYFDGSDPIATLVKTREGRPIKIEANNNTPFSRGLDIRSQAALLALYDPERLQGPKRNLFNEKKSNSQVVDVKWEELDKKIVAELQKGDVVILTGPVASPATRAVIGDFAQGFNAKHVVWDAFANEEVQQGQKASYGEAVVPNYRFDKAKMIVSVDADFLGTWIAPTTYTAQFTEGRRDIKNMSRLVSFDSHYSLTGANADIRMKIKPSQQLDVVMGLIHEIVVNKGNSVYAGNAGVKSALSSYANVAKSLNIEPELFAKVAADLWAARGESLVVAGGLQTLTERSAELQAAVNFLNSVLENDGKTVESRGHSALKASYTDMLSLIKDMKDGKVKTLIIHRVNPAFVLPAEAGFADAIKKVNMVVYTGDRIDETGIYADYVTPDNHALESWNDIELANGVYAICQPAIRPMYDTRSFQLSLMTWAYTANRGPARLRDYETFYDYLRVFWKSDILPKVGKGKDFEDFWQSTLQAGYVGEMANGSSARSFKTDAFTSIKPASAKTGFEVVLYPTSQMGDGSMANVSWLHETPDPVTKIVWDNYVSVSLGTAEKHGLKEATVVEITIGDKKMELPVHIQPGMHDDVLAIAVGYGRTRAGKVGNGVGKNAFALATIKDGQMIFSGQTATFTKTSKKYQLANVQGHHTMEGRNIVATATLKDYNKKKDAGIHRHHTWSIWSGHEYSGHKWGMAIDTNTCTGCSACMVACQSENNVPVVGKEYVLMGREMHWLRIDRYYYGDPSNPEAVFQPMLCQHCDNAPCETVCPVLATVHSDEGLNDMVYNRCVGTRYCANNCPYKVRRFNWFNFAKQIEKPLHMALNPSVGVRTRGVMEKCTFCVQRIQEAKTVARNEKRALKDGDVKTACQTACPPGGIVFGDLNDPNSEVHKIFKNDERGFFVLEEWNAKPNIRYLSKIRNNDKESTGGHNGHGTAKQGEHS; the protein is encoded by the coding sequence ATGTCTGAAATACATACTGATCACGAATTAGAAATGAAAAAAGCGCTTCGCCCGAAAGTGGAGCGTGATAATACTTACTGGTTAAGTCTTGAGCAGTGGAAAAACGACCCTGAGTTCATGGCTATGGCTGAAACTGAGTTCAAATCTTCGCCGCTAAAAGAAAAAGACGGTGAAGACGGTTGGGCACGTCGTGAGTTCCTAAAACTTATGGGTGCTTCTATCGCGATGGCTTCTGCAGGTTGCATTCGCCGTCCGGTACAAAAAATCGTTCCTTATAATAAACAACCTGAAGAAGTAACTCTTGGTATCGCCAACTATTACTCTTCAGCTTACTTTGATGGTTCTGACCCCATTGCGACGTTGGTGAAAACTCGCGAAGGTCGCCCTATTAAAATTGAAGCGAACAACAACACACCATTTAGCCGTGGTTTGGACATTCGCTCTCAAGCAGCTTTGTTGGCTCTTTATGATCCTGAGCGCTTGCAAGGTCCTAAGCGCAACCTTTTCAACGAGAAAAAATCAAACAGCCAAGTTGTTGATGTTAAGTGGGAAGAGCTAGATAAAAAGATCGTTGCTGAACTTCAAAAAGGTGACGTTGTTATCTTGACGGGCCCGGTTGCTTCTCCAGCGACTCGCGCTGTGATTGGTGACTTTGCTCAAGGCTTTAATGCTAAACACGTTGTGTGGGATGCATTTGCCAATGAAGAAGTTCAACAAGGTCAAAAAGCTTCTTACGGCGAAGCCGTAGTTCCTAACTACCGTTTCGACAAAGCAAAAATGATCGTTTCTGTTGACGCTGACTTCTTGGGAACTTGGATTGCGCCAACGACTTACACTGCACAATTCACTGAAGGTCGTCGTGATATCAAAAACATGAGCCGTTTGGTTTCATTTGATTCACACTACTCTTTGACGGGTGCTAATGCGGATATCCGCATGAAGATCAAACCTTCGCAACAACTTGATGTTGTGATGGGTTTGATCCATGAAATCGTAGTTAACAAAGGCAACTCTGTATACGCTGGCAACGCAGGTGTTAAATCTGCTCTTAGCTCTTATGCAAATGTTGCGAAGTCTTTAAATATCGAACCTGAGTTGTTTGCGAAAGTAGCGGCGGACCTATGGGCTGCTCGCGGTGAATCACTAGTAGTTGCTGGTGGTTTGCAAACATTGACGGAAAGATCTGCAGAGCTTCAAGCTGCTGTAAACTTCCTAAATTCTGTATTAGAAAATGACGGCAAAACTGTAGAAAGCCGCGGTCACTCTGCATTGAAAGCGTCTTACACAGACATGCTTTCTTTGATAAAAGATATGAAAGATGGCAAAGTTAAAACTTTGATCATCCACAGAGTAAATCCAGCATTCGTACTGCCAGCTGAAGCAGGCTTTGCTGATGCGATCAAAAAAGTAAACATGGTTGTTTACACTGGCGATCGTATCGATGAAACAGGTATCTACGCTGACTACGTAACTCCAGACAATCATGCTTTGGAATCTTGGAATGACATCGAACTAGCTAACGGCGTGTACGCGATCTGCCAACCAGCGATCCGTCCAATGTACGACACTCGTTCTTTCCAATTATCTTTGATGACTTGGGCTTACACTGCTAACAGAGGCCCTGCGCGTCTTCGTGATTACGAAACGTTCTATGACTATCTTCGCGTATTCTGGAAATCAGACATTTTACCTAAAGTAGGTAAAGGCAAAGACTTCGAAGATTTCTGGCAATCTACTTTGCAAGCGGGTTACGTAGGTGAAATGGCGAACGGAAGTTCAGCTCGTTCATTTAAAACTGACGCTTTCACTTCAATCAAACCTGCATCCGCAAAAACAGGTTTTGAAGTTGTTCTTTACCCAACTTCACAAATGGGTGATGGATCTATGGCCAACGTTTCATGGCTTCATGAAACTCCAGATCCAGTAACAAAAATCGTTTGGGATAACTACGTAAGCGTTTCTTTGGGCACAGCTGAAAAGCACGGTCTTAAAGAAGCGACTGTGGTTGAAATCACAATCGGTGATAAAAAAATGGAACTTCCAGTTCACATCCAGCCAGGTATGCATGATGACGTTCTTGCTATCGCAGTCGGTTACGGCCGTACACGCGCTGGTAAAGTTGGTAATGGCGTAGGTAAAAATGCCTTCGCACTTGCGACTATCAAAGATGGTCAAATGATCTTCTCTGGTCAAACTGCGACGTTCACCAAAACTTCTAAAAAGTATCAGTTAGCAAACGTTCAAGGTCACCACACAATGGAAGGCCGTAACATCGTAGCGACTGCGACTTTGAAGGATTATAATAAGAAAAAAGATGCTGGTATTCACAGACACCACACTTGGTCTATCTGGAGTGGTCACGAATACTCTGGTCACAAATGGGGTATGGCAATCGATACAAACACTTGTACTGGTTGTTCAGCTTGTATGGTGGCCTGCCAATCTGAAAACAACGTTCCTGTAGTAGGTAAAGAGTACGTACTTATGGGTCGTGAAATGCACTGGTTGCGTATCGACCGTTACTACTACGGTGATCCTTCAAATCCAGAAGCGGTTTTCCAACCAATGCTTTGCCAACACTGTGACAATGCTCCGTGCGAAACGGTATGTCCGGTATTAGCAACTGTTCACTCCGATGAAGGTTTGAACGACATGGTTTACAATCGTTGCGTGGGAACTCGTTATTGCGCGAATAACTGTCCTTACAAAGTTCGTCGCTTCAACTGGTTCAACTTTGCTAAGCAAATCGAAAAACCACTTCACATGGCTCTTAATCCTTCAGTGGGTGTACGTACTCGCGGGGTTATGGAAAAATGTACTTTCTGCGTTCAAAGAATCCAGGAAGCAAAAACTGTGGCTCGTAATGAAAAACGCGCATTGAAAGATGGCGACGTGAAGACTGCCTGCCAAACGGCGTGTCCTCCGGGCGGTATCGTATTCGGTGACTTGAATGATCCAAACAGTGAAGTGCACAAAATCTTCAAAAATGACGAGCGTGGCTTCTTTGTTCTTGAAGAGTGGAATGCGAAACCAAACATTCGCTACCTTTCTAAGATCCGCAACAATGATAAAGAATCAACTGGTGGCCACAATGGTCACGGTACTGCAAAACAAGGTGAGCACTCATGA